In Ostrea edulis chromosome 4, xbOstEdul1.1, whole genome shotgun sequence, a single window of DNA contains:
- the LOC125670677 gene encoding galactoside alpha-(1,2)-fucosyltransferase 2-like isoform X1 produces the protein MNLKRYSACLVASLFATMVAFSTLVMLSQRLGPDHFKPIKILNVMLQGNRMSSNGLIKSTTFRDPLPVATKTDIELTSIANTQIKPSVPPSSSLLPSPTKVGATSFATKLSTTSSNVKSSTPAASTKSSITTVTDAKSTGVSESSSIINVTKTKPTSSSPKTATRKPTSPSPIIATTKPTLPSSATATTKPTLPSSTTATTKPTLPSPITATTKAPSKFYVCSTFMGGLGNNLFQFASGFGIAASKDMQFVVGESDLISRIFQLKSSRHLLISRDRHECARARPRVEARACSYDKNVGNFKPDATYRVASYLQSWKYFQNASQELREQLKFKAQIQTKADSIIDGILKKYNVSRKNVTLIAIHVRRGDMVNHGFGYLVATKEYFEKAMELFSNYSSPIYILCSNDLAWSKANIPQTKTVEFISGNSAEVDMALMASCDHVISSVGSFSWWTGWLNNGTLTYYKWPAKEGSGLRAQFSSNFMDYFYPHWTGL, from the exons ATGAATCTCAAAAGAT ATTCAGCATGTCTCGTTGCAAGTCTGTTTGCAACAATGGTAGCTTTCAGCACCCTAGTTATGTTGAGTCAAAGATTGGGACCAGACCACTTTAAACCAATAAAAATTCTGAATGTCATGCTACAAGGTAATCGGATGTCATCCAATGGCCTCATCAAGTCCACGACATTCAGAGATCCACTTCCGGTTGCAACAAAAACTGATATAGAACTTACTTCAATAGCAAATACTCAAATAAAGCCATCGGTGCCTCCGTCTTCCTCTCTGCTACCTTCCCCAACGAAAGTCGGTGCCACTTCATTCGCTACGAAACTCAGCACAACATCTTCCAATGTAAAATCCAGCACCCCAGCAGCTTCCACGAAATCAAGCATCACAACAGTAACAGATGCTAAATCTACGGGAGTATCAGAGTCGTCTTCCATTATCAATGtgacaaaaacaaaacccaCATCATCCTCACCGAAAACAGCCACAAGGAAGCCCACATCGCCCTCACCGATAATAGCCACAACAAAGCCCACATTGCCCTCATCGGCAACAGCCACAACAAAGCCTACATTGCCCTCATCGACAACAGCCACAACAAAGCCCACATTGCCCTCACCGATAACAGCCACAACAAAGGCACCATCCAAGTTCTATGTGTGTTCCACGTTCATGGGAGGACTTGGAAATAATTTATTTCAGTTTGCGTCGGGATTTGGCATTGCTGCGTCCAAGGACATGCAGTTTGTGGTAGGAGAAAGTGATCTGATATCCCGAATATTTCAGCTGAAAAGCAGTAGACACCTTCTCATAAGTAGAGACAGACACGAGTGTGCCCGCGCCAGACCTCGCGTAGAAGCACGTGCGTGTTCCTACGATAAAAATGTTGGAAACTTTAAACCGGATGCTACATATAGAGTTGCAAGTTATTTGCAATCatggaaatattttcaaaatgcatCCCAAGAATTACGGGaacaattgaaatttaaagCTCAAATCCAGACGAAAGCTGACAGTATTATAGAtggtattttaaagaaatacaatgTATCGCGAAAGAATGTGACATTAATTGCTATTCACGTAAGACGTGGAGACATGGTCAATCATGGCTTCGGATATTTAGTGGCTACGAAGGAATACTTTGAAAAAGCAATGGAATTGTTCAGCAATTATTCTAGTCCTATTTATATACTTTGTTCTAATGATCTCGCATGGTCTAAGGCGAACATACCTCAGACGAAAACTGTTGAGTTTATATCTGGGAATTCAGCGGAAGTAGACATGGCATTGATGGCGTCATGTGATCACGTGATATCATCAGTGGGTTCCTTCAGCTGGTGGACGGGCTGGCTGAATAATGGTACATTGACATACTACAAATGGCCTGCCAAGGAAGGATCCGGTCTCCGCGCTCAGTTCAGTTCCAACTTCATGGACTATTTCTA
- the LOC125670677 gene encoding galactoside alpha-(1,2)-fucosyltransferase 2-like isoform X2: MVAFSTLVMLSQRLGPDHFKPIKILNVMLQGNRMSSNGLIKSTTFRDPLPVATKTDIELTSIANTQIKPSVPPSSSLLPSPTKVGATSFATKLSTTSSNVKSSTPAASTKSSITTVTDAKSTGVSESSSIINVTKTKPTSSSPKTATRKPTSPSPIIATTKPTLPSSATATTKPTLPSSTTATTKPTLPSPITATTKAPSKFYVCSTFMGGLGNNLFQFASGFGIAASKDMQFVVGESDLISRIFQLKSSRHLLISRDRHECARARPRVEARACSYDKNVGNFKPDATYRVASYLQSWKYFQNASQELREQLKFKAQIQTKADSIIDGILKKYNVSRKNVTLIAIHVRRGDMVNHGFGYLVATKEYFEKAMELFSNYSSPIYILCSNDLAWSKANIPQTKTVEFISGNSAEVDMALMASCDHVISSVGSFSWWTGWLNNGTLTYYKWPAKEGSGLRAQFSSNFMDYFYPHWTGL; encoded by the coding sequence ATGGTAGCTTTCAGCACCCTAGTTATGTTGAGTCAAAGATTGGGACCAGACCACTTTAAACCAATAAAAATTCTGAATGTCATGCTACAAGGTAATCGGATGTCATCCAATGGCCTCATCAAGTCCACGACATTCAGAGATCCACTTCCGGTTGCAACAAAAACTGATATAGAACTTACTTCAATAGCAAATACTCAAATAAAGCCATCGGTGCCTCCGTCTTCCTCTCTGCTACCTTCCCCAACGAAAGTCGGTGCCACTTCATTCGCTACGAAACTCAGCACAACATCTTCCAATGTAAAATCCAGCACCCCAGCAGCTTCCACGAAATCAAGCATCACAACAGTAACAGATGCTAAATCTACGGGAGTATCAGAGTCGTCTTCCATTATCAATGtgacaaaaacaaaacccaCATCATCCTCACCGAAAACAGCCACAAGGAAGCCCACATCGCCCTCACCGATAATAGCCACAACAAAGCCCACATTGCCCTCATCGGCAACAGCCACAACAAAGCCTACATTGCCCTCATCGACAACAGCCACAACAAAGCCCACATTGCCCTCACCGATAACAGCCACAACAAAGGCACCATCCAAGTTCTATGTGTGTTCCACGTTCATGGGAGGACTTGGAAATAATTTATTTCAGTTTGCGTCGGGATTTGGCATTGCTGCGTCCAAGGACATGCAGTTTGTGGTAGGAGAAAGTGATCTGATATCCCGAATATTTCAGCTGAAAAGCAGTAGACACCTTCTCATAAGTAGAGACAGACACGAGTGTGCCCGCGCCAGACCTCGCGTAGAAGCACGTGCGTGTTCCTACGATAAAAATGTTGGAAACTTTAAACCGGATGCTACATATAGAGTTGCAAGTTATTTGCAATCatggaaatattttcaaaatgcatCCCAAGAATTACGGGaacaattgaaatttaaagCTCAAATCCAGACGAAAGCTGACAGTATTATAGAtggtattttaaagaaatacaatgTATCGCGAAAGAATGTGACATTAATTGCTATTCACGTAAGACGTGGAGACATGGTCAATCATGGCTTCGGATATTTAGTGGCTACGAAGGAATACTTTGAAAAAGCAATGGAATTGTTCAGCAATTATTCTAGTCCTATTTATATACTTTGTTCTAATGATCTCGCATGGTCTAAGGCGAACATACCTCAGACGAAAACTGTTGAGTTTATATCTGGGAATTCAGCGGAAGTAGACATGGCATTGATGGCGTCATGTGATCACGTGATATCATCAGTGGGTTCCTTCAGCTGGTGGACGGGCTGGCTGAATAATGGTACATTGACATACTACAAATGGCCTGCCAAGGAAGGATCCGGTCTCCGCGCTCAGTTCAGTTCCAACTTCATGGACTATTTCTA